From a single Kitasatospora sp. NBC_00458 genomic region:
- a CDS encoding sterol desaturase family protein, with protein MGGQLRTVLRHVAYPSLLVAVVAIAVAALRLRWDLGRVSQLFLVGTIAYLALLEWLIPYEPEWTPSVREWGWYGVYFVLTMIGGALAQVPVAALVGWLAPPQPALSLWVEVPAALLLGSLANYLVHRWCHTSPRLWRLHGVHHVPDKVNVANNGVNHLLDVLLTQAAVQVSLALAGFSGQAVFAVGLFVLAQGYFVHANIDVRIGLLNHVLAGPEQHRLHHSVDLAEAGHYGSDLSVWDHAFGSFTWRPGRRPVAVGLQDPADFPATGEVIASHLQAWRRPVRADDSPTGSTRPAG; from the coding sequence ATGGGCGGGCAGCTTCGAACCGTGCTGCGCCACGTCGCGTACCCGTCCCTGCTGGTCGCGGTGGTGGCGATAGCGGTCGCGGCCCTGCGCCTGCGCTGGGATCTCGGCCGCGTGAGCCAGCTCTTCCTGGTCGGCACCATCGCCTATCTGGCGCTGCTGGAATGGTTGATTCCGTACGAACCGGAATGGACTCCCAGCGTGCGCGAGTGGGGCTGGTACGGGGTCTACTTCGTGCTGACGATGATCGGCGGAGCCCTGGCCCAGGTGCCCGTGGCGGCCCTCGTCGGCTGGCTGGCGCCGCCGCAGCCGGCCCTGTCGCTCTGGGTGGAGGTCCCGGCGGCGCTGCTGCTCGGCTCGCTGGCCAACTACCTGGTCCACCGGTGGTGCCACACCAGCCCCCGGCTCTGGCGGTTGCACGGCGTGCACCACGTGCCCGACAAGGTGAACGTCGCCAACAACGGGGTCAACCACCTGCTGGACGTGCTGCTCACCCAGGCCGCGGTCCAGGTCTCGCTGGCGCTGGCCGGGTTCTCCGGGCAGGCGGTGTTCGCGGTGGGCCTGTTCGTGCTCGCCCAGGGCTACTTCGTGCACGCCAACATCGACGTCCGGATCGGGCTGCTCAACCACGTCCTCGCCGGCCCCGAACAGCACCGGCTGCACCACAGCGTCGACCTGGCGGAGGCCGGCCACTACGGTTCGGACCTCTCCGTCTGGGACCACGCCTTCGGCAGCTTCACCTGGCGGCCCGGTCGGCGGCCGGTCGCGGTGGGGCTGCAGGACCCGGCCGACTTCCCCGCCACCGGGGAGGTGATCGCCAGTCACCTCCAGGCCTGGCGCCGACCGGTGCGTGCCGACGACTCCCCAACCGGCTCCACCAGACCGGCCGGCTAG
- a CDS encoding MFS transporter has translation MRKWWPLVAVSLGVFMLLTDVSIVIVALPDIGAGLGMDFDGLQWVMDGYALALAALLLGLGAVADRAGRRRVYTVGLVVFAAASLACGLAPNGGVLVAARIVQAGGGAAMFATAMALLNLAYRGRDRAVAFGVWGAVSGAAAATGPVAGGLLTEFLGWRSVFLVNLPVAVAGVVLTRRTLPESRNPAAHRIDLPGAAAFTVAAGSAVLVLIRGGADGWTSPSVLGAAGAAVAALAVFLLVERRSPHPLLDLGLFRSPVFTGVMVCGLVYSAAAFSYLPYTSLWLQSVLGRGPMAAGLTLLPMSVVAFAVSALAGRRLAVLPAALPLAGGLAVIGAGALLQCTLDASSSWTALLPGLALTGLGVGAVSPVLAACAMAAVPPERGGMAGGAVNTFRQLGQALGIAVLGLVLHQGLRASLAGHPAAVPDADAAARVLSAGQPVAGLPDGLVRAAFATALDRTMLVAALTALAGAALVAVLLRGRPAPVRPTAGGPPPGGRSAESPGAEGRVAADRTAEGRTAADGVAADGRPTAGAVRAADGRRTA, from the coding sequence ATGCGGAAGTGGTGGCCGCTGGTCGCGGTCAGCCTGGGGGTGTTCATGCTGCTGACCGACGTCAGCATCGTGATCGTGGCGCTGCCGGACATCGGCGCGGGGCTGGGCATGGACTTCGACGGCCTGCAGTGGGTGATGGACGGCTACGCGCTGGCCCTGGCCGCCCTGCTCCTCGGTCTCGGTGCGGTCGCCGACCGGGCCGGCCGGCGGCGGGTGTACACGGTCGGCCTGGTGGTCTTCGCCGCCGCCTCGCTCGCCTGCGGTCTCGCACCGAACGGCGGGGTGCTGGTCGCGGCACGGATCGTCCAGGCCGGCGGCGGGGCGGCGATGTTCGCCACCGCGATGGCCCTGCTCAACCTCGCCTACCGGGGCCGCGACCGGGCGGTGGCGTTCGGCGTCTGGGGCGCCGTCAGCGGCGCCGCGGCGGCCACCGGTCCGGTCGCCGGCGGACTGCTCACCGAGTTCCTGGGCTGGCGGTCGGTCTTCCTGGTCAACCTGCCGGTCGCGGTCGCCGGCGTCGTCCTCACCCGCAGGACGCTGCCGGAGTCCCGGAACCCCGCGGCGCACCGGATCGACCTGCCCGGCGCCGCCGCCTTCACCGTCGCGGCCGGCTCGGCCGTCCTGGTGCTGATCCGCGGCGGTGCCGACGGCTGGACCTCGCCGTCCGTGCTCGGCGCGGCCGGGGCGGCCGTCGCGGCGCTCGCCGTCTTCCTCCTGGTCGAGCGCCGCAGCCCGCACCCGCTGCTCGACCTCGGGCTGTTCCGCAGCCCGGTCTTCACCGGGGTGATGGTCTGCGGCCTGGTCTACTCCGCCGCCGCGTTCTCCTACCTCCCGTACACCTCGCTCTGGCTGCAGTCGGTGCTCGGCCGGGGTCCGATGGCCGCCGGTCTCACGCTGCTCCCGATGAGCGTCGTCGCCTTCGCGGTCTCCGCCCTGGCCGGCCGCAGGCTCGCCGTCCTCCCCGCGGCGCTGCCGCTCGCCGGCGGACTGGCCGTGATCGGTGCCGGCGCCCTCCTCCAGTGCACCCTCGACGCCTCGTCCAGCTGGACCGCCCTGCTGCCCGGCCTCGCCCTGACCGGCCTCGGTGTGGGCGCGGTCAGCCCGGTCCTGGCGGCCTGCGCGATGGCCGCCGTCCCGCCGGAGCGCGGCGGCATGGCGGGCGGCGCCGTCAACACCTTCCGCCAGCTGGGCCAGGCCCTCGGGATCGCGGTCCTCGGCCTCGTGCTCCACCAGGGGCTGCGGGCCTCGCTGGCCGGCCACCCCGCGGCGGTCCCCGACGCGGACGCCGCCGCCCGCGTCCTGAGCGCCGGGCAGCCGGTGGCGGGGCTCCCGGACGGCCTGGTCCGTGCCGCGTTCGCCACCGCCCTCGACCGCACCATGCTGGTCGCCGCCCTCACCGCGCTGGCCGGTGCCGCACTCGTCGCGGTCCTCCTCCGGGGCCGGCCGGCCCCGGTCCGGCCGACGGCGGGCGGTCCGCCGCCGGGTGGCCGGAGCGCGGAGAGCCCCGGCGCGGAAGGCCGAGTCGCGGCGGACCGGACGGCGGAAGGCCGGACGGCGGCGGACGGCGTGGCCGCGGACGGACGGCCGACGGCCGGTGCGGTCCGGGCCGCCGACGGCCGCCGGACGGCCTGA
- a CDS encoding Lrp/AsnC family transcriptional regulator, which produces METVTLDELDRALLHALQVDGRAPFRRIAEVLGVSDQTVARRYQRLRAAGVVRVIGRTSARLLGEVDWMTRIRCVPDAASAIAEALARRPDTSWVSLLSGGEIVCNTRSKARPDREELLLGKLPRTPRVLSVGAHYLLRTFVGGTVAWSGRTSALDADQVARLRGGAAGRADAGGGGAAGTPESAGVRAAAVRAAAGPVVPDGLDRALLAELAVDGRVPLAELAARTGAPEATVRRRLAALTGSGLLFFDVDVETRLLGFGIEAFCWLTVAPGKLAAVGRAMAEHPEAGFVAATTGPTNLVAGLVCRDVEAFYAYLTDRLGALEGVGALETAPVIRSVKRAGMIIR; this is translated from the coding sequence GTGGAAACCGTGACGCTGGACGAGCTGGACCGGGCGCTGCTGCACGCCCTGCAGGTGGACGGCCGGGCGCCGTTCCGGCGGATCGCCGAGGTGCTCGGGGTCTCCGACCAGACGGTGGCCCGCCGCTACCAGCGGCTGCGGGCCGCCGGGGTGGTGCGGGTGATCGGGCGGACCAGTGCCCGGCTGCTCGGCGAGGTCGACTGGATGACCCGGATCCGGTGCGTGCCGGACGCCGCGTCGGCGATCGCGGAGGCGCTGGCCCGGCGGCCGGACACGTCCTGGGTCAGCCTGCTGTCGGGTGGTGAGATCGTCTGCAACACCCGTTCGAAGGCCCGGCCGGACCGCGAGGAGCTGCTGCTCGGGAAGCTGCCCCGGACGCCCCGGGTGCTCTCGGTCGGCGCGCACTACCTGCTGCGGACGTTCGTCGGCGGGACGGTCGCGTGGAGCGGGCGGACCTCGGCGCTGGACGCGGACCAGGTGGCCCGGCTGCGCGGGGGAGCGGCGGGGCGGGCCGACGCCGGCGGTGGCGGGGCGGCGGGCACGCCCGAGTCGGCGGGCGTTCGGGCGGCGGCCGTTCGGGCGGCGGCCGGTCCGGTGGTGCCGGACGGGCTGGACCGTGCGCTGCTGGCGGAGCTCGCGGTGGACGGCCGGGTGCCGCTGGCCGAGCTGGCGGCCCGGACCGGCGCCCCGGAGGCGACGGTGCGCCGCCGGCTGGCCGCGCTGACCGGCTCCGGCCTGCTCTTCTTCGACGTGGACGTGGAGACCAGGCTGCTCGGCTTCGGGATCGAGGCGTTCTGCTGGCTGACCGTGGCGCCGGGGAAGCTGGCGGCGGTCGGCCGCGCGATGGCGGAGCACCCGGAGGCGGGGTTCGTGGCCGCGACGACCGGCCCGACCAACCTCGTGGCCGGGCTGGTCTGCCGGGACGTCGAGGCGTTCTACGCCTACCTGACCGACCGGCTGGGGGCGTTGGAGGGGGTGGGGGCGCTGGAGACGGCTCCGGTGATCCGGAGCGTGAAGCGCGCTGGAATGATCATCCGCTAA